One Solanum lycopersicum chromosome 4, SLM_r2.1 DNA window includes the following coding sequences:
- the LOC138348015 gene encoding toll/interleukin-1 receptor-like protein has translation MHTLFVEGESSNSFQWRYDVFLSFSGEDTRKSFTSHLKLRLCQVGISTFLDDEEVGKGEVISTKLEKAIELSRVSIVVFSKKYASSSWCLKELVKIHECTEMLKKLVLPIFYGVDPSQVRNPVGYFNESLTRRFGAQRTQN, from the coding sequence ATGCATACTCTATTTGTTGAAGGAGAATCATCGAATTCTTTCCAATGGAGGTACGATGTATTTCTAAGTTTCAGTGGTGAAGATACTCGAAAAAGCTTCACCAGTCATCTTAAATTGCGATTGTGCCAAGTTGGAATTAGTACCTTTTTAGATGACGAGGAAGTGGGGAAGGGCGAGGTCATTTCAACAAAACTTGAAAAAGCAATTGAACTATCTAGAGTTTCCATTGTTGTTTTCTCGAAAAAATATGCTTCATCTAGTTGGTGTCTTAAAGAACTTGTTAAGATTCATGAATGCACAGAGATGTTGAAGAAGCTTGTTTTGCCTATATTCTATGGTGTTGATCCTTCTCAAGTACGCAACCCTGTTGGATATTTTAATGAATCTTTGACTAGACGATTTGGGGCACAAAGAACGCAGAATTAG